The Quercus robur chromosome 3, dhQueRobu3.1, whole genome shotgun sequence DNA segment CTTGAGAGCATTAGAATTACAAAAGAATTTCACTATAATCTGCTAGAATCTGTCGTACTAATGcaaacaaatataatattttccattaaGGGAAATTTAAGAATGACAACTATATATGTTTCTCTGTTGAGAGCCTGCACCATCAACTATAATGTGTTTCTGTCAGTCAATGATTATGATTTCAGCTTACAATACAGAAATGATGCTTGCTCACTGCATGCCATTTAGGACTTCCTCTAGTAGCTTGACTATACACATCTCTCTATAATAAAGGCCTCTTGAAACAagtttgaaaaaagaaaaagaaaggggaaaaaaaaaaccaggaaaaaaagggggaaagaagCAATCAACCAACCAACAGACCCTCGTGAAAGTTTCCTGATAGAACAGAAAGAATCCACTACCTTCTAGTTTCCTCTTCTTTGCTAGAAGCTAATTCTTTCTATCGATGTCAACTTGTTCACCATCTTTCTATTTAGACTAACTAGAATGCATTAAGACCTGTTGTGGATAGGATCTGATCCTTTTCGTACTTTCCGCTTGCTAGCttcatttggattgaacttCTTGTTTACTTGTGCTGACTTCTTCTGATCTGTGTTCATTCCCTCTGTGGCAACAACCTTAAGAATACGTCGATTCTGTGCTGATATCCAATGATCTTCTTGGCCTTGCTTGAGGGCAAGGTCTATACTTCTTAAGCCAGTAACTTTATCTAGTTGAACGGCTAAGATTCCAATGCAGATAAGAAGGATGAAGGCTCTATCAGCATTAAAAACCATGGTTTCTACCCTCAGAACAAACAAGAAGAACAGAAGTATCTTCCTTTTGTTTAGGATAATAACAGAATAAGCACTTCTGAGCTTGTAAGCTCTCTATTCTTATGTTCCATTCCTGTAGATATATGTCTGTTATATATCTCTCATTGGATTTGTAGGAAGCTTTAAAGCATAAAGCAAAGAGGGACCCAAAACACCTAAAGGAATTTTAGATTCACTCTGCACTCTAAGCAAATTAAGGCTGTTATACAAGAATCTGCAAggataaaaaaaagtgttggaACAATACCCTTGAGAAGCCAAGTATCTTTTTTTCACCTCTACATCTCTTATGATTCTATCATTTGCCCCGCTTTTGTCTACTAAGGAAAAGCCAAAACCCAATCTCTTGGATTTATGGCCATCTTGCCACATCACCCGACCATGCTTACTTGTACATGCACCCTAGACTGATATATTCTTCTAAGCCTCTGGTCCCACACACACAGAGTAGAGAGTTCAGTTAATGTGGGTGCCCACAAATTGTACTTTTAAGTCTAACATATGCTAAGTACTTAGAGAATAACTTAATTATCATAAGATGAAGAATTGAATGGAGGGGGGGTGTTATGGTAAATACCAATTCCTTTGTTATGAAGAAAaggaagtttttgtttttttgatttttttaactcAGTAGACAGAAGCCATGGGCCACCAAAAACTTGTATAAGTTGCTATAGTGGCAAGCAACTCTCATATAAAGAATAGACGAGGGAAAGAAAGAAGGGGGGAAAATGGAATAGAACAGCCCCCaaaagaaacaaactcatgCTTTATGCCATTCTAAGATCTTCTCTCCACTTTAGAATTCCAAGCTCTATTCCccatgcaacaaaaaaaaattacagcaCTTGGTTTCTTGTGCTAAATGTCTTTCTTTATGCTTTTCTTTTGGCTGCCAAGCTCTAATCCCCCATTCAATATTTCAGATAAGACCCTACTtcatgcctctctctctctctctcacacacacacagttTGTTAATTGTTCTCGTTTATTTATGCAGaccatctttttctttattattatttttttataattatattacaGTGTACAGTACCACATGCGACTAGGAACATTCTAAAGCGTAAGTTCCTTCACTTTATCAAAATCTGGTGTCATGGTGCCTTAGGTGACTGGTCATGGTCCAAGCAAAAATACAAGGGGGGCTTGGGTGTTTTGTTAATGTGCTGATTCTTTGCTTTTTTATCCTCCAATTAAAGTAAAAAGAGTTGGAATGAGTTGTTGCTTTCTGGTCTACGTTTTTCTCCAAGaggtttgaattttctttttgagggtTTTAGGGATTAAGCATCATGCATGAACCCATGTGAATTGTAATCCAAGCTTTTGTTTTTAGAGTACAAGATAATTTGAAAAGCACATGGATCCAAATTAAACTCCATGGATGGCACCAAACTTGTGGACACTTACGAATTCAAGGATACAAGTTTAATGCAGTCATGTATGTTTGAGGATGTGATATACACATGTAGGTGATGTTTCATGGGATAATAGTTCGAACATAAGAGCACTTGACTAACCCCTCGGGTGTGTGTTGTTTCCCGTCTTGCACATCAGATAATTATAAGGAAGAATTCCTTCGGGGTGATTCCAAGGTGCTTGCTAAGGAGACTTGAATCCAAACCTTATGGATCACATGGAGTGTTGAAAATAACTAGACTAACTTCTATGATGAATAGAACTGTTATGTTAAACTGCAGTGGGGGTACTTATGAATTGGACGTGACAACAAAATATTGGTGCAAAATCTATAAACCACGTGAGACGTATTGGGAATGGCCTCGGTTGCTTTAATGACCTTGAAAGTGGCTTATTTGAGTAGATACTTTACCTCTATGCCTAAACATCAAATTTTCCTGGACATAGaattaccccccccccccccctctctctctctctctctctctcttccatagGCTGGGTGATAAATTTTCTTCAATATAGATTCATTCTACTGATTTAACTTTATTCTACTGTATGTTTTTGCTAGAGGATTTTCTCCTATGTTTTTTCTAACAAAATTAGAACAATTTATACAAGACTTAGCAATAACAACCTCCTATTAATCACATTATATTCATGTTTAGCTTTTTAGAATTTAGTAGCTAAATGGACCACACTAAGATTCTAAACATAGGTTGTTTTAGTAGCAGATGCAAAGAATACTATTTGTGATGAGGCATCACAGTCTCCCTCACATATACCCTAATATTCTTGTTAAGATCCACACTGTGTTGTGGTATCTCTAAGTCACATTGTGTTATCAATACTATTTGTCACAACTTGAAGAAAGTGGAAGTAACATTTGTGATATATCCTAAAAGAACTAGTCAAGTTATAATTAATACTCATCGTAATCACTTATATAAACCAAATCGACCTAGCAAATACATGATATGAAACCCAGCATACACCTATGCAATCCACACTCATATCAAATCCATCCAATATCAATCTAGAATTAGGGTAACACATCTAATGTATATTAAGTCTATATGAGCTATGCTAGTGGTTAAGTAAAGCCTCATTTGTAACTTaactaatatataataaaagaaaaaaaaaattatagcacaGATATAGTTAATGATTTTCTTAGGTGGTGACACTAGTGTTAAAAATCATGCTTGAATTCAAATGTATAAAGAGACAAAGgaataacacacacacaaagagaaGTCTGCTGAATCTGCTGGTCTTGGTCGGTTCCAAGTCCCAAGAGGCATCCTGGCTTC contains these protein-coding regions:
- the LOC126719914 gene encoding CLAVATA3/ESR (CLE)-related protein 45 codes for the protein MVFNADRAFILLICIGILAVQLDKVTGLRSIDLALKQGQEDHWISAQNRRILKVVATEGMNTDQKKSAQVNKKFNPNEASKRKVRKGSDPIHNRS